A single window of Sphaerodactylus townsendi isolate TG3544 linkage group LG05, MPM_Stown_v2.3, whole genome shotgun sequence DNA harbors:
- the LOC125433084 gene encoding procathepsin L-like has protein sequence MPPTWVVAVASLVFLRTSAAAQDLALEEAWKEWKGLHTKEYLEEEEAFRRAVWEKNLQRIELHNLEASLGKHSYRLAMNHLGDLTEEEINRRLNGFHPGPVHRHGENRVLFHESTSLESPKEVDWRKKGYITPVKNQGHCGACWAFSATGALEGLLFNKTGKLVSLSEQNLIDCSGKLGNHGCHGGYITRAFEYVRDNKGINSEDAYPYMEKEGFNCRYNPRERAANCTSLVAVQRGSEAALEQAVATIGPVSVAVDAHHFPFHFYKSGIFSNVFCSNVVNHAMLAVGYGTSQGDGKAYWILKNSWSENWGEQGYMRLVKGAGNHCGVANQASYPTM, from the exons ATGCCCCCAACCTGGGTGGTGGCTGTAGCCTCTCTGGTATTCCTGAGGACCTCCGCCGCCGCTCAGGATCTGGCCCTGGAGGAAGCCTGGAAAGAATGGAAGGGACTTCACACCAAAGAATATCTTGAG GAGGAAGAGGCGTTCCGGAGGGCCGTCTGGGAGAAGAACTTGCAAAGGATTGAACTTCATAACCTCGAGGCTTCCTTGGGGAAGCACAGCTACCGGCTAGCGATGAACCACTTGGGCGACTTG aCGGAGGAAGAGATTAACCGGAGGCTGAATGGCTTCCATCCTGGCCCTGTTCACCGTCATGGTGAGAACCGTGTCTTGTTCCATGAATCGACCTCCCTGGAGAGCCCCAAAGAAGTCGACTGGCGCAAAAAAGGTTACATCACCCCAGTGAAAAATCAG GGCCATTGCGGGGCATGCTGGGCCTTCAGCGCCACTGGAGCTCTGGAGGGTTTGCTCTTCAATAAGACAGGCAAACTGGTCTCGCTCAGCGAACAGAACCTCATCGACTGCTCCGGAAAGCTGGGGAACCACGGCTGCCACGGGGGGTACATCACCCGAGCCTTTGAGTATGTGCGGGATAACAAGGGCATCAACTCAGAGGATGCATACCCCTACATGGAGAAG GAGGGATTCAACTGCCGTTACAACCCCCGAGAACGAGCTGCCAACTGCACTTCTCTAGTGGCCGTTCAACGGGGAAGCGAAGCAGCCCTGGAACAGGCGGTGGCCACGATCGGCCCAGTTTCAGTCGCTGTGGATGCCCACCACTTCCCCTTCCATTTCTACAAGTCTG GAATATTTTCCAACGTCTTCTGCAGCAATGTCGTGAACCACGCCATGTTGGCAGTTGGCTATGGCACATCTCAGGGAGACGGGAAGGCGTACTGGATCCTGAAGAACAG CTGGTCAGAAAATTGGGGCGAGCAAGGTTACATGCGACTGGTGAAGGGAGCTGGCAATCATTGCGGTGTAGCCAACCAAGCGAGCTATCCGACCATGTAA